The following are from one region of the Natronosporangium hydrolyticum genome:
- the ruvC gene encoding crossover junction endodeoxyribonuclease RuvC, with protein sequence MRVLGVDPGLTRCGIGVVEGSPGRPCQLISYEAVTTDPAAELPARLLRLDERLGELLATHRPDGVAVERVFSQHNVRTVMGTAQAGAVAVLAAARAGIPVELYTPSEVKAAVTGSGQAGKAQVTAMVTRLLRLTEAPRPADAADALALAICHVWRGGTRAKFAAAAAKSGGAA encoded by the coding sequence GTGCGGGTGCTGGGTGTGGATCCCGGGCTGACCCGGTGCGGGATCGGTGTGGTGGAGGGGTCCCCGGGGCGCCCCTGCCAGCTGATCTCCTACGAGGCGGTGACCACCGACCCCGCAGCCGAACTGCCGGCGCGGTTGCTCCGGCTGGACGAGCGGCTCGGTGAGCTGCTCGCCACGCACCGGCCGGACGGCGTCGCGGTCGAGCGGGTGTTCAGCCAGCACAACGTGCGGACGGTGATGGGCACCGCGCAGGCCGGCGCGGTCGCGGTGCTGGCCGCGGCGCGGGCCGGCATCCCGGTCGAGCTCTACACCCCGAGCGAGGTGAAGGCGGCGGTGACCGGCTCCGGCCAGGCCGGCAAGGCGCAGGTAACGGCGATGGTCACCCGGTTGCTGCGGCTGACCGAAGCGCCCCGACCGGCCGACGCGGCCGACGCGTTGGCGCTGGCGATCTGTCACGTGTGGCGCGGTGGCACCCGGGCGAAGTTCGCCGCTGCCGCGGCGAAGAGCGGAGGAGCAGCATGA
- the ruvA gene encoding Holliday junction branch migration protein RuvA, with protein MIASVRGRVTEVTGDGAVVEVGGVGLRVHCSPATAAELTPGTDAELATSLVVREESLTLYGFADRDARELFELLQTASGVGPRLALAVLAVHRPDVVRKAIGNGEVGVLTQVPGIGRKGAERLVLELRDKVGPQPVDGPAPAAAPAAWRDQVRTGLIGLGWSSGQADQAVKQVAEQLGAEVPPVPELLRQAIRLLGKMP; from the coding sequence ATGATCGCCAGTGTGCGGGGGCGGGTCACCGAGGTGACCGGCGACGGCGCCGTGGTCGAGGTCGGCGGGGTGGGGCTGCGGGTGCACTGCTCGCCGGCCACGGCGGCGGAGCTGACCCCCGGCACCGACGCCGAACTCGCCACCAGCCTGGTGGTTCGGGAAGAGTCACTGACCCTGTACGGGTTCGCCGACCGGGACGCCCGCGAGCTGTTCGAGTTGCTGCAGACCGCCAGCGGGGTGGGGCCGCGGCTGGCGCTGGCGGTGCTGGCGGTCCACCGTCCCGATGTGGTGCGTAAGGCGATCGGCAACGGCGAGGTGGGGGTGCTCACCCAGGTGCCCGGGATCGGTCGCAAGGGCGCCGAACGGCTGGTCCTGGAGCTGCGTGACAAGGTGGGCCCGCAGCCGGTGGACGGGCCGGCGCCGGCCGCCGCCCCGGCGGCGTGGCGCGACCAGGTACGGACCGGCCTGATCGGCCTCGGGTGGAGTTCCGGCCAGGCCGACCAGGCGGTCAAGCAGGTGGCCGAGCAGCTGGGGGCGGAGGTCCCGCCGGTGCCCGAGCTACTTCGCCAGGCCATCCGGCTGCTGGGCAAGATGCCGTGA
- the ruvB gene encoding Holliday junction branch migration DNA helicase RuvB produces MALVSPHAEAGEQDAEASVRPRRLAEFVAQHRVREQLQLLLTSALRRGAPPDHILLCGSPGLGKTTLSMIVAAELGGGLRVTSGPAIERSGDLAAVLTSLTAGDVLFIDEIHRIARPAEELLYSAMEDFRVDVVVGKGPGATAVPLEVEPFTLVGATTRAGLLTGPMRDRFGFVGQLDFYHPAELRELLLRSAKILQISADQEGLEEIAGRSRGTPRVANRLLRRVRDYAEVRADGVVTREVARAALDVYDVDERGLDRLDRAVLTALVVSFGGGPVGLSTLAVAVGEQPDTVEEVCEPYLLRAGLLARTARGRVATEAAWQHLGRTPPSAIF; encoded by the coding sequence GTGGCGCTGGTATCACCGCACGCCGAGGCGGGGGAGCAGGACGCCGAGGCGAGCGTCCGACCCCGCCGGCTGGCCGAGTTCGTCGCCCAGCACCGGGTTCGCGAACAGCTGCAGCTGCTGCTCACCTCCGCGTTGCGCCGGGGGGCGCCGCCGGACCACATCTTGTTGTGCGGCTCCCCGGGGCTGGGTAAGACCACCCTTTCCATGATCGTCGCGGCGGAGCTCGGTGGCGGGCTGCGGGTGACCAGCGGCCCGGCGATCGAGCGCTCCGGTGATCTGGCCGCCGTGCTGACCAGCCTCACCGCCGGCGACGTGCTATTCATCGACGAGATTCACCGGATCGCGCGGCCGGCCGAGGAGCTGCTCTACAGCGCGATGGAGGATTTTCGGGTGGACGTGGTGGTCGGCAAAGGGCCGGGCGCCACCGCCGTGCCGCTGGAGGTGGAGCCGTTCACCCTGGTGGGGGCGACGACCCGGGCGGGGCTGCTGACCGGGCCGATGCGCGACCGGTTCGGCTTCGTCGGTCAGCTGGACTTCTACCACCCGGCGGAGCTGCGGGAGCTGCTGCTGCGGTCGGCGAAGATCCTACAAATCTCCGCCGATCAGGAGGGTCTTGAGGAGATCGCCGGCCGCTCCCGCGGGACCCCACGGGTGGCGAACCGGCTGCTGCGGCGGGTCCGCGACTACGCCGAGGTACGCGCCGACGGGGTGGTCACCCGGGAGGTGGCGCGCGCCGCGCTGGACGTCTACGACGTGGACGAGCGCGGCCTGGACCGGCTCGACCGGGCGGTGCTGACCGCGTTGGTGGTTTCGTTCGGGGGAGGGCCGGTAGGGCTCTCGACGTTGGCGGTGGCGGTCGGCGAACAGCCCGACACGGTCGAGGAGGTCTGCGAGCCGTACCTGCTGCGCGCCGGGCTGTTGGCCCGGACCGCCCGAGGTCGGGTGGCGACCGAAGCCGCTTGGCAACACCTGGGGCGGACCCCGCCGAGTGCTATCTTTTGA